One genomic segment of Nonomuraea coxensis DSM 45129 includes these proteins:
- a CDS encoding ABC transporter ATP-binding protein, giving the protein MTGTTQEAGAPFGAAPPAGDPAAAIVTRGLTKRFRGGQVAVDALDLTVPRGSVYGFLGPNGSGKTTTIRMLLGLVTPTAGEYAVLGLPPARALPRVGALVEGPAFYPYLSGAANLLRFDAADPSARRATARRRVADALDRVGLSAAAGKRYRTYSLGMRQRLAIAAALLGPRELLVLDEPTNGLDPQGTREVRALVKEIAADGTTVFVSSHLLAEIEQMCTHAAIMRTGRLVAQGTIGSLSAGRVPLIRVETPDVAEAARVLGALGLAGVRTGAGELTAELGGQRPETINAALVGQEVAVRGLAVVRPSLEDVFVGLTGEGFDVDG; this is encoded by the coding sequence GTGACCGGCACGACGCAGGAAGCGGGGGCGCCCTTCGGGGCGGCCCCGCCCGCCGGTGACCCCGCCGCCGCCATCGTCACCCGCGGCCTCACCAAGCGTTTCCGCGGCGGCCAGGTGGCCGTGGACGCCCTGGACCTGACCGTGCCGCGCGGCTCGGTGTACGGCTTCCTCGGGCCGAACGGCTCGGGCAAGACCACCACGATCCGCATGCTGCTCGGACTGGTCACGCCCACGGCCGGCGAGTACGCGGTGCTCGGGCTGCCGCCCGCCCGCGCGCTGCCCCGGGTGGGGGCGCTGGTCGAGGGGCCCGCGTTCTACCCGTACCTGTCGGGCGCGGCCAACCTGCTGCGCTTCGACGCCGCCGACCCGTCCGCGCGCCGCGCCACCGCCCGGCGGCGGGTCGCCGACGCGCTCGACCGGGTCGGGCTGTCGGCCGCGGCCGGCAAGCGCTACCGGACGTACTCGCTCGGCATGCGCCAGCGGCTGGCCATCGCGGCCGCCCTGCTGGGCCCGCGCGAGCTGCTCGTCCTCGACGAGCCCACCAACGGGCTCGACCCGCAGGGCACCCGCGAGGTGCGCGCGCTGGTCAAGGAGATCGCCGCCGACGGCACCACCGTCTTCGTCTCCTCGCACCTGCTGGCCGAGATCGAGCAGATGTGCACGCACGCGGCCATCATGCGGACCGGCCGGCTCGTCGCGCAGGGCACGATCGGCTCGCTGAGCGCCGGCCGGGTCCCGCTCATCCGCGTGGAGACGCCGGACGTGGCCGAGGCGGCGCGGGTGCTCGGCGCGCTCGGGCTGGCCGGCGTGCGCACGGGCGCGGGCGAGCTGACGGCGGAACTGGGCGGTCAGCGGCCCGAGACGATCAATGCCGCCCTGGTGGGGCAGGAGGTGGCGGTACGAGGGCTCGCGGTCGTCCGGCCGAGCCTTGAGGACGTGTTCGTCGGACTGACAGGAGAGGGATTCGATGTCGACGGCTGA
- a CDS encoding siderophore-interacting protein codes for MADKPVDHHRGIVQRTERLSPHMVRVVVGGDGLAGFATFGLTDHYVKIVFPYEGVEYPRPFSVKACRETMPREVWPRLRTYTVRAWDPDALELTLDFVVHGDEGLAGPWAERAAPGDEVFLLGPGGGYAPDPGAGWHLMVGDESALPAIAASLEALPDGTLAYVLIEVEGPQDELKLGTAAEAHVTWLYRGDRPVGERLVKAVRELEFPDADVHAFVHGEAGFVKELRRHLRVERAIPLERLSISGYWRRGVDDEAWRAVKRDWNKKVEAEEAAALAS; via the coding sequence ATGGCGGACAAGCCCGTGGACCACCACCGGGGGATCGTCCAGCGGACCGAGAGGCTCTCGCCGCACATGGTCCGCGTCGTGGTCGGGGGCGACGGGCTGGCCGGCTTCGCGACCTTCGGTCTCACCGACCACTACGTCAAGATCGTCTTTCCGTACGAGGGCGTCGAGTATCCCCGCCCGTTCAGCGTGAAGGCGTGCAGGGAGACCATGCCGCGCGAGGTGTGGCCGCGCCTGCGTACCTACACCGTGCGCGCCTGGGACCCGGACGCGCTGGAGCTGACGCTCGACTTCGTGGTCCACGGGGACGAGGGCCTGGCCGGCCCCTGGGCCGAGCGGGCCGCGCCCGGCGACGAGGTGTTCCTGCTGGGCCCCGGCGGCGGCTACGCGCCCGACCCCGGCGCGGGCTGGCACCTCATGGTGGGCGACGAGAGCGCGCTGCCCGCCATCGCCGCCTCCCTGGAGGCCCTGCCTGACGGGACGCTCGCGTACGTCCTCATCGAGGTGGAGGGGCCGCAGGACGAGCTGAAGCTCGGCACGGCGGCCGAGGCGCACGTCACCTGGCTCTACCGCGGCGACCGCCCGGTGGGGGAGCGGCTGGTCAAGGCGGTCCGCGAGCTGGAGTTCCCGGACGCGGACGTGCACGCCTTCGTCCACGGCGAGGCCGGCTTCGTCAAGGAGCTGCGCCGCCACCTGCGCGTCGAGCGCGCGATCCCGCTGGAGCGGCTGTCGATCTCCGGCTACTGGCGCCGCGGCGTGGACGACGAGGCCTGGCGCGCGGTCAAGCGCGACTGGAACAAGAAGGTGGAGGCCGAGGAGGCCGCGGCCCTCGCGAGCTGA
- a CDS encoding LolA family protein, with amino-acid sequence MRRGTFVRWGVPIAAAAVIGAAIGAGPVIAAVSGEPALPERSAEQLLADAAAATAKDQGMRPMSGTVQQTASLGLPALPATGGGTGPLSLLSGTHEVKVWYGGENKIRVAMPTHLNETNLIYNGEQSWYWDSATNTATRLRIKADAGERHGLPTPQPTDVTPQQAAQRLLAQVDEHTAVRVINTAEVAGRPVYQLVIAPKAGSSLVQEVRIALDGETYMPLQVQLYAKGSAEPAYQVGFTQVTFTPPAPENFTFTPPPGAKVEETTIGEEDLGAKAEERAEHAADMAGKAKLVGDGWTTVAVVPFSLADLQAEAAGQDGRGAEANALLDSVLKSATPVSGTWGSGKLIRTKLLTALLTDDGRLLAGAVTPEELVRVAGAQ; translated from the coding sequence ATGCGTAGAGGCACGTTCGTGAGGTGGGGAGTCCCGATCGCGGCGGCGGCCGTGATCGGAGCCGCCATCGGCGCCGGCCCCGTCATAGCCGCGGTGAGCGGAGAGCCCGCACTGCCGGAGCGCTCGGCCGAGCAACTGCTCGCCGACGCCGCGGCGGCCACCGCCAAGGACCAGGGCATGAGGCCGATGTCCGGCACCGTGCAGCAGACCGCCTCGCTCGGCCTGCCCGCGCTGCCGGCCACCGGCGGCGGGACCGGCCCCCTCAGCCTGCTGTCCGGCACGCACGAGGTGAAGGTCTGGTACGGCGGCGAGAACAAGATCCGCGTCGCCATGCCGACGCACCTCAACGAGACCAACCTGATCTACAACGGCGAGCAGTCCTGGTACTGGGACAGCGCCACCAACACCGCCACCCGGCTGCGGATCAAGGCCGACGCCGGCGAGCGGCACGGCCTGCCCACGCCGCAGCCGACCGACGTGACGCCGCAGCAGGCGGCGCAGCGGCTGCTCGCCCAGGTGGACGAGCACACCGCGGTCCGGGTGATCAACACCGCCGAGGTGGCGGGCCGGCCGGTCTACCAGCTCGTCATCGCGCCCAAGGCGGGCAGCTCGCTGGTGCAGGAGGTGCGGATCGCGCTCGACGGCGAGACGTACATGCCGCTCCAGGTGCAGCTCTACGCCAAGGGCTCGGCCGAGCCGGCCTACCAGGTGGGCTTCACCCAGGTGACCTTCACCCCGCCGGCCCCGGAGAACTTCACCTTCACCCCGCCCCCGGGCGCCAAGGTGGAGGAGACCACGATCGGCGAGGAGGACCTCGGCGCGAAGGCCGAGGAGCGCGCCGAGCACGCCGCCGACATGGCCGGCAAGGCCAAGCTGGTCGGCGACGGCTGGACCACCGTCGCGGTCGTGCCGTTCTCCCTGGCCGACCTCCAGGCCGAGGCGGCCGGGCAGGACGGCCGGGGCGCGGAGGCGAACGCGCTGCTGGACAGCGTGCTCAAGTCCGCCACCCCGGTGAGCGGCACGTGGGGCTCCGGCAAGCTGATCAGGACGAAGCTGCTGACCGCCCTGCTCACCGACGACGGCCGCCTGCTGGCCGGCGCGGTCACGCCGGAGGAGCTCGTCCGCGTGGCGGGGGCGCAGTGA
- a CDS encoding ABC transporter permease, producing the protein MWAALAGAFTNSVFGVLRAYVLIALWQARPGLAGYDLTDAVTYCFVTQALISPMQIFGGGLGLPERIRSGDIALDLVRPASLQLWTLAEDAGRAAYLLMVRGLPPMLAGAAVFGITLPAGAGQWAAFLAGLALAVVVSFGWRYLVALSVCWLADDRGVAVLSLVLCTFLSGMMLPLRIFPGALGDLAAALPWAAMVQVPTDLYLGAAPVLPSLAFQAFWAAVLLGLGALATRAIRHKVVIQGG; encoded by the coding sequence GTGTGGGCCGCGCTCGCCGGGGCGTTCACGAACAGCGTGTTCGGCGTCCTGCGCGCCTACGTCCTCATCGCCCTCTGGCAGGCCCGCCCCGGCCTGGCCGGATACGACCTCACCGACGCCGTCACCTACTGCTTCGTCACCCAGGCGCTCATCAGCCCGATGCAGATCTTCGGCGGCGGCCTCGGCCTGCCCGAACGCATCCGCAGCGGCGACATCGCGCTCGACCTGGTCCGCCCCGCCTCGCTGCAGCTCTGGACGCTGGCCGAGGACGCCGGACGGGCCGCCTACCTGCTCATGGTGCGCGGGCTGCCGCCGATGCTGGCCGGCGCGGCGGTGTTCGGGATCACGCTGCCCGCCGGGGCCGGGCAGTGGGCCGCGTTCCTGGCCGGCCTCGCGCTCGCGGTCGTGGTCAGCTTCGGCTGGCGCTACCTGGTCGCGCTGTCGGTCTGCTGGCTCGCCGACGACCGCGGCGTGGCCGTGCTGTCGCTGGTGCTCTGCACGTTCCTGTCCGGCATGATGCTGCCGCTGCGGATCTTCCCCGGCGCGCTCGGCGACCTCGCCGCCGCGCTGCCGTGGGCGGCCATGGTCCAGGTGCCGACCGACCTCTACCTCGGGGCCGCGCCCGTCCTGCCGTCCCTGGCCTTCCAGGCGTTCTGGGCGGCCGTCCTGCTCGGGCTCGGCGCGCTCGCCACCCGGGCGATCCGTCACAAGGTGGTGATCCAGGGTGGTTAG
- a CDS encoding MarR family winged helix-turn-helix transcriptional regulator, whose protein sequence is MSGQDAPDDRAAAAFRVWAAMRALVLEEEDRRKEVADALGMSFSRAKALRRLLPGPLTMRELTALLGTDKPYTTLVVDDLEGRGYVRRTVHPDDRRRRIVTLTEAGRAAAEQGDRILGRPPRALAALGPDDLAALDRVMAAIRSPGAAQDVTSLPEKRAQATEPNSAM, encoded by the coding sequence GTGAGCGGCCAGGACGCCCCTGACGACCGGGCCGCGGCCGCCTTCCGCGTCTGGGCGGCGATGCGCGCGCTGGTGCTGGAGGAGGAGGACCGCCGCAAGGAGGTCGCCGACGCCCTCGGCATGAGCTTCTCGCGGGCGAAGGCGCTGCGCCGCCTGCTGCCCGGCCCGCTGACCATGCGTGAGCTGACGGCCCTGCTGGGCACCGACAAGCCGTACACGACGCTGGTGGTCGACGACCTGGAGGGCCGCGGCTACGTGCGGCGTACCGTCCACCCGGACGACCGCCGCCGCAGGATCGTCACGCTCACCGAGGCGGGGCGGGCCGCCGCGGAGCAGGGCGATCGCATCCTGGGCCGCCCGCCGCGCGCCCTCGCCGCCCTCGGCCCCGACGACCTGGCCGCCCTCGACCGCGTCATGGCCGCGATCCGCTCCCCCGGGGCCGCTCAGGACGTGACGTCCTTGCCGGAGAAGCGCGCCCAGGCGACCGAGCCGAACAGCGCGATGTAG
- a CDS encoding YcnI family protein encodes MSFVRRAATVLAAATALTAGLALPALAHVTIQPGSAEQGGFTKVAFRVPNERDDASTTKVEVTFPADHPLAFVSVKPVPGWKVKVTEGKLPTPVKTQYGELKEAVTKVVWSGGAIEPGQFQEFEVSMGQLPTDTGQLVFPTKQTYSSGEVVDWSEAPKADGTEAEHPAPLLKLTPATGDDAHGAAAPSTAPSAVPASGAPTLIATAAAVAAPADGGTDGAARLLGGAGLAVGLIGVVVGALALRRRPTA; translated from the coding sequence ATGTCCTTCGTACGCCGGGCCGCGACCGTGCTCGCCGCCGCCACCGCACTCACCGCCGGGCTCGCCCTGCCCGCCCTCGCCCACGTCACCATCCAGCCGGGATCCGCCGAGCAGGGCGGTTTCACCAAGGTCGCCTTCCGGGTGCCGAACGAGCGTGACGACGCCTCGACCACCAAGGTCGAGGTCACCTTCCCCGCCGACCACCCGCTGGCGTTCGTGTCGGTCAAGCCCGTGCCCGGATGGAAGGTGAAGGTCACCGAGGGCAAGCTGCCCACGCCGGTCAAGACCCAGTACGGCGAGCTCAAGGAGGCCGTGACCAAGGTCGTCTGGTCCGGCGGCGCGATCGAGCCGGGGCAGTTCCAGGAGTTCGAGGTGTCCATGGGGCAGTTGCCCACCGACACGGGGCAGCTCGTCTTCCCGACGAAGCAGACCTACTCCAGCGGTGAGGTCGTCGACTGGTCGGAGGCGCCCAAGGCCGACGGCACGGAGGCCGAGCACCCGGCGCCGCTGCTCAAGCTCACCCCGGCCACCGGCGACGACGCCCACGGCGCCGCCGCCCCGAGTACGGCCCCGAGCGCGGTCCCTGCCTCCGGCGCGCCGACCCTGATCGCGACCGCGGCCGCGGTGGCCGCTCCGGCGGACGGCGGCACGGACGGCGCCGCCCGCCTGCTGGGCGGAGCGGGCCTCGCCGTGGGCCTGATCGGCGTCGTCGTGGGCGCCCTCGCCCTCCGCCGCCGCCCCACCGCCTGA
- a CDS encoding ABC transporter permease: protein MVRTYILLAWTWTRAAAAYPVSFWLMTVLSLAVAATDVAVIFIVFANTTSLAGFSREEVLFLYGAASLPFTLCDLFVSNLDRVSRHIKDGTLDTFLIRPVSAWLQLAADRFTPTRAGRVVQAAAVLGWSLTALDPDPGRLWMLPVMTVTGIVVFAAMWTLAGAAQFALTDAPEVVNAFTYGGHQLVQYPLAIYGRDLVRGVTYVLPLAFVNWQPGLYVLGRADPFGTPEFMRFLGPVAAPVLALLAALAWRQGVRHYRSTGS, encoded by the coding sequence GTGGTTAGGACCTATATCCTGCTGGCCTGGACGTGGACGCGGGCCGCGGCCGCCTATCCCGTCTCCTTCTGGCTGATGACCGTGCTCAGCCTGGCCGTGGCCGCCACCGACGTGGCCGTCATCTTCATCGTCTTCGCCAACACCACCAGCCTCGCCGGCTTCTCCCGCGAGGAGGTCCTGTTCCTCTACGGGGCCGCGAGCCTGCCCTTCACGCTGTGCGACCTGTTCGTCAGCAACCTCGACCGGGTGAGCAGGCACATCAAGGACGGCACGCTCGACACCTTCCTCATCCGGCCGGTGAGCGCCTGGCTGCAGCTCGCCGCCGACCGCTTCACCCCCACCCGCGCGGGCCGGGTCGTCCAGGCCGCCGCCGTGCTCGGCTGGTCGCTCACCGCGCTCGACCCCGACCCGGGCCGGCTGTGGATGCTGCCGGTGATGACGGTCACGGGGATCGTCGTCTTCGCCGCGATGTGGACGCTGGCCGGCGCGGCCCAGTTCGCGCTGACCGACGCCCCCGAGGTGGTCAACGCCTTCACCTACGGCGGCCACCAGCTCGTCCAGTACCCGCTCGCCATCTACGGGCGCGACCTGGTGCGCGGCGTCACGTACGTGCTGCCGCTCGCCTTCGTCAACTGGCAGCCCGGCCTGTACGTGCTGGGCCGCGCCGACCCGTTCGGCACGCCGGAGTTCATGCGTTTCCTCGGGCCGGTCGCCGCGCCGGTCCTCGCCCTGCTGGCCGCGCTGGCCTGGCGGCAGGGCGTCAGGCACTACCGATCCACCGGGAGTTGA
- a CDS encoding response regulator transcription factor: MRVLVVEDERRMAAALQRGLQAEGFAVDLAHDGEEGLHAARHGEYDVVVLDIMLPRLSGYNVCKRLRAEENWVPILMLSAKDGEYDMADGLDLGADDYLTKPFSYVVLVARLRALLRRDAGRRPAVLQAGDLSLDPARRRVERDGAPIELTPREFALLEYLLRRRDEVVSKSEILEHVWDTFDTDPNVVEVYVGYLRRKIDVPFGRNALQTVRGAGYRLAGDGG, from the coding sequence ATGAGGGTACTTGTCGTCGAGGACGAGCGGCGGATGGCGGCGGCGCTCCAGCGCGGCCTCCAGGCCGAGGGCTTCGCCGTGGACCTCGCCCACGACGGCGAGGAGGGGCTGCACGCGGCCCGCCACGGCGAGTACGACGTCGTGGTGCTCGACATCATGCTGCCCCGGCTGTCCGGCTACAACGTGTGCAAGCGGCTGCGCGCCGAGGAGAACTGGGTACCGATCCTCATGCTGTCGGCCAAGGACGGCGAGTACGACATGGCCGACGGGCTCGACCTGGGGGCCGACGACTACCTGACCAAGCCGTTCTCGTACGTGGTGCTGGTGGCCCGGCTGCGGGCGCTGCTGCGCCGCGACGCGGGCCGGCGGCCGGCGGTGCTGCAGGCCGGCGACCTGTCGCTGGACCCGGCACGGCGGCGGGTGGAGCGGGACGGCGCCCCGATCGAGCTGACGCCACGGGAGTTCGCGCTGCTGGAGTACCTGCTGCGGCGGCGGGACGAGGTGGTGTCGAAGTCGGAGATCCTGGAGCACGTCTGGGACACCTTCGACACGGACCCGAACGTGGTCGAGGTGTACGTCGGCTACCTGCGCCGCAAGATCGACGTCCCGTTCGGCAGGAACGCGCTGCAGACCGTGCGCGGCGCCGGCTACCGGCTGGCGGGCGACGGTGGCTGA
- a CDS encoding MFS transporter produces the protein MALTNLGLRARQGRPVRPRLVLAICCTSLFIVGLDNTIVNIALPSIRRDLGASLSGLQWIIDAYTVVLAALLMLAGSTGDRVGRRRTFQTGLVLFTLGSLACSLAPGLGWLIAARALQAVGGSMLNPVAMSIITNTFTEPRERARAIGVWGAVVGVSMALGPPLGGALVASVGWRSIFWINIPVGLAALVLCALFVPESRAPRPRPVDVVGQALVVVLLASLTYGLIEAPAAGWASAQTLGCFALAALALAVLVPYELRRREPLINPRFFRSAPFTGATLIAVCGFAALGGFLFLNTLYLQETLGYSALHAGLLTLPMAALTAVCSPVSGRLVGTAGPRVPLVVAGVGLTASMLMLTGLTAHTPLWQLLTAYVLFGLGFGMLNAPITNTAVSGMPVAQAGVAAAVASTSRQIGQSLGVAVIGALVTSAVRGPLPAGFPQASHIGWWVGAGCGAAILLLGVLTTGRRAERSAARTAERLIHGSARTEGPL, from the coding sequence ATGGCGCTGACGAACCTCGGCCTCCGTGCCCGGCAGGGCCGGCCCGTGAGGCCGAGGCTCGTCCTGGCCATCTGCTGCACCAGCCTGTTCATCGTCGGGCTGGACAACACGATCGTGAACATCGCGCTGCCGTCCATCCGGCGCGACCTCGGCGCCTCGCTCTCCGGCCTGCAGTGGATCATCGACGCCTACACCGTCGTGCTGGCCGCGCTGCTCATGCTGGCCGGCTCGACCGGCGACCGCGTGGGCCGGCGGCGCACCTTCCAGACCGGGCTCGTGCTGTTCACGCTGGGCTCCCTGGCCTGCTCGCTCGCGCCGGGCCTGGGATGGCTGATCGCCGCCCGCGCCCTGCAGGCCGTCGGCGGCTCGATGCTCAACCCGGTCGCCATGTCGATCATCACCAACACCTTCACCGAGCCGCGCGAGCGGGCCCGCGCGATCGGCGTGTGGGGGGCGGTCGTCGGCGTCAGCATGGCGCTCGGGCCGCCGCTCGGCGGCGCGCTCGTGGCCTCGGTCGGCTGGCGGTCCATCTTCTGGATCAACATCCCGGTCGGGCTGGCGGCGCTCGTGCTGTGCGCGCTGTTCGTGCCCGAGTCGCGCGCGCCGCGCCCGCGGCCGGTGGACGTGGTGGGACAGGCCCTGGTCGTCGTGCTGCTGGCGAGCCTCACGTACGGGCTGATCGAGGCGCCCGCCGCCGGCTGGGCCTCGGCGCAGACGCTGGGCTGCTTCGCGCTCGCCGCGCTGGCGCTGGCGGTGCTGGTTCCGTACGAGCTGCGCCGCCGCGAGCCGCTGATCAACCCGCGCTTCTTCCGCAGCGCGCCGTTCACGGGGGCGACGCTGATCGCGGTGTGCGGCTTCGCCGCGCTCGGCGGCTTCCTGTTCCTCAACACCCTCTACCTGCAGGAGACCCTGGGCTACTCGGCCCTGCACGCCGGCCTGCTGACGCTGCCGATGGCCGCGCTCACGGCGGTGTGCTCGCCGGTCTCCGGCCGCCTCGTCGGCACGGCGGGGCCGCGCGTCCCGCTGGTCGTCGCCGGGGTGGGGCTCACGGCCAGCATGCTGATGCTGACCGGTCTGACCGCGCACACACCACTCTGGCAGCTCTTGACCGCGTACGTGCTGTTCGGGCTGGGGTTCGGGATGCTCAACGCGCCCATCACCAACACCGCCGTCTCCGGCATGCCGGTCGCGCAGGCGGGGGTGGCCGCCGCCGTGGCCTCCACCAGCCGGCAGATCGGCCAGTCGCTCGGCGTCGCGGTGATCGGCGCGCTGGTCACCTCCGCCGTACGCGGCCCGCTGCCCGCCGGCTTCCCTCAGGCCAGCCACATCGGCTGGTGGGTGGGCGCCGGATGCGGCGCGGCGATCCTGCTGCTCGGCGTCCTCACCACGGGCCGCCGGGCCGAGCGGAGCGCCGCCCGCACCGCCGAGCGGCTCATCCACGGCTCGGCCAGGACGGAAGGCCCCTTGTGA
- a CDS encoding ABC transporter ATP-binding protein: MIELDRAGRSFKVRRNIVHAVRDLSFTVSAGEFVGCLGPNGAGKSTTIKMLCGILTPTSGRVRVAGLDPSRRRTALARRIGVVFGQRTTLWWDLPLADSFELIRLLYKVDRAAFRARLEELTGTLGLGAFLRTPVRQLSLGQRMRGDLAAALLHAPEVLVLDEPTIGLDVVSKAGIREFLLRVNAEQGTTVLLTTHDLGDVERLCRRVMLIDHGRLAFDGTLADLMATAPGHADIEDVVTRLYKGEAALTAELPAGRDQ; the protein is encoded by the coding sequence ATGATCGAGCTCGACCGGGCGGGACGTTCGTTCAAGGTCAGGAGGAACATCGTCCACGCCGTACGCGACCTGTCGTTCACCGTGTCCGCCGGAGAGTTCGTCGGCTGCCTCGGGCCGAACGGCGCGGGCAAGTCCACCACGATCAAGATGCTCTGCGGCATCCTCACGCCCACCTCGGGCCGGGTGCGCGTGGCCGGGCTCGACCCCTCGCGCCGGCGCACCGCGCTCGCCCGGCGCATCGGGGTGGTCTTCGGCCAGCGCACCACGCTGTGGTGGGACCTGCCGCTGGCCGACAGCTTCGAGCTGATCCGGCTGCTCTACAAGGTCGACCGGGCCGCCTTCCGCGCCCGGCTGGAGGAGCTGACCGGCACCCTCGGCCTGGGCGCGTTCCTGCGCACGCCGGTGCGCCAGCTCAGCCTCGGCCAGCGGATGCGCGGCGATCTCGCGGCGGCGCTGCTGCACGCGCCGGAGGTGCTGGTGCTGGACGAGCCCACCATCGGGCTCGACGTGGTCAGCAAGGCCGGCATCCGCGAGTTCCTGCTGCGGGTCAACGCCGAGCAGGGCACCACCGTGCTGCTGACCACCCACGATCTCGGCGACGTCGAGCGCCTGTGCCGCCGGGTCATGCTCATCGACCACGGCCGGCTGGCCTTCGACGGCACGCTGGCGGACCTCATGGCCACGGCGCCCGGCCACGCGGACATCGAGGACGTCGTCACCCGCCTCTACAAGGGCGAGGCGGCCCTCACCGCCGAGCTGCCGGCGGGGCGGGATCAGTAG
- a CDS encoding ABC transporter permease: MSTAETRTQAGAGAAAAGQPRRMPGLVPVTETLRTVARRAPEPLTRDAGESAGEYTGRPTGEDTAGGLRMGAFWRLLGSELNLTFRRPRNMALLAVLGVVPVVLGIGLRLASGTAGDGEMSSIVQDLAGNSLMLTFLSFSFLVLLLMPVAVSVVAGDAIAGEAGGGTLRYLLAAPVGRGRLLAVKYLNAVVFGYAVTAVVAVTALLTGVALFPGGSVTLLSGTTITMGEGLLRILIAVGYVGAAMAALAAVALALSTFTEVAIGAIAGTLVLLVVCQVLRAVPDLAPIAPYLLPTRFTAFDAVLRDPIDFAALRDGLLSFAAYIALFGSVAWARFSGKDVTS, from the coding sequence ATGTCGACGGCTGAGACCCGTACCCAGGCGGGCGCGGGGGCCGCCGCGGCGGGGCAACCGCGCCGCATGCCCGGCCTGGTGCCGGTCACGGAGACCCTGCGCACCGTCGCACGCCGCGCGCCCGAGCCCCTGACCCGCGACGCCGGGGAGAGCGCCGGCGAGTACACGGGCCGGCCCACGGGAGAGGACACGGCCGGGGGACTGAGGATGGGCGCGTTCTGGCGGCTGCTCGGCTCGGAGCTGAACCTGACCTTCCGCCGCCCCCGCAACATGGCGCTGCTCGCGGTCCTCGGCGTCGTCCCGGTCGTCCTCGGCATCGGCCTGCGGCTCGCCTCGGGCACGGCGGGCGACGGCGAGATGAGCAGCATCGTCCAGGACCTCGCGGGCAACAGCCTCATGCTGACGTTCCTGTCGTTCTCGTTCCTCGTGCTGCTGCTCATGCCGGTGGCGGTGAGCGTGGTGGCGGGCGACGCGATCGCCGGCGAGGCTGGCGGCGGCACCCTGCGCTACCTGCTGGCCGCCCCCGTGGGCCGGGGACGCCTGCTCGCGGTGAAGTACCTCAACGCGGTCGTCTTCGGCTACGCGGTCACCGCCGTCGTGGCCGTGACGGCGCTGCTGACCGGGGTCGCGCTGTTCCCCGGCGGCTCGGTGACGCTGCTGTCCGGCACCACGATCACGATGGGGGAGGGGCTGCTGCGCATCCTCATCGCCGTCGGCTACGTCGGCGCCGCCATGGCCGCGCTGGCCGCCGTCGCGCTGGCGCTGTCGACCTTCACCGAGGTCGCCATCGGCGCCATCGCGGGGACCCTGGTGCTGCTGGTCGTCTGCCAGGTGCTGCGCGCGGTGCCGGACCTCGCGCCGATCGCGCCGTACCTGCTGCCCACCCGGTTCACCGCGTTCGACGCGGTGCTGCGCGACCCCATCGACTTCGCGGCGCTCCGCGACGGGCTGCTGTCCTTCGCCGCCTACATCGCGCTGTTCGGCTCGGTCGCCTGGGCGCGCTTCTCCGGCAAGGACGTCACGTCCTGA
- a CDS encoding alpha/beta hydrolase translates to MSWQARALTGVMWGTLKPASTLLMRHPLALAGAARVGELARLVQAPQPEHVSIVPAAFSDCGGEWVRGGEELEEGKALLYFHGGGYFSCSPRTHRSITWRLSVVARRPVLALDYRQGPVHKLADSLTDALDAYECLLRRGHAPEDVIVAGDSAGGHLTLATLLALRDRGMPLPAAAVCMSPWTDLTDIPRRANRWQDPLLPASRVRWLARRWTDGLDPRDPLVSPVLGDFTGLPPLMIMTGSTEVLRDEGRRVAEAARRAGVPVRYEEWRRMPHVFPILADVLPEARMAFRHIARFLAAAGARPAVRDDEAAA, encoded by the coding sequence TTGAGCTGGCAGGCCCGCGCGCTGACCGGCGTCATGTGGGGCACGCTGAAGCCGGCGTCCACGCTCCTCATGCGTCACCCGCTCGCGCTGGCCGGTGCCGCCCGCGTCGGCGAGCTCGCCCGGCTGGTCCAGGCGCCGCAGCCGGAGCACGTGTCGATCGTGCCGGCCGCGTTCTCCGACTGCGGCGGCGAGTGGGTACGGGGCGGCGAGGAGCTCGAGGAGGGCAAGGCCCTGCTGTACTTCCACGGCGGGGGCTACTTCTCGTGCTCGCCGCGCACGCACCGCTCCATCACCTGGCGGCTGTCGGTGGTGGCCAGGCGGCCGGTGCTGGCGCTCGACTACCGTCAGGGGCCGGTGCACAAGCTGGCCGACTCGCTGACCGACGCCCTCGACGCCTACGAGTGCCTGCTGCGGCGCGGCCACGCCCCCGAGGACGTCATCGTCGCGGGCGACTCGGCGGGCGGGCACCTCACGCTGGCCACGCTGCTGGCGCTGCGCGACCGGGGGATGCCGCTGCCCGCCGCCGCCGTCTGCATGTCGCCGTGGACCGACCTCACCGACATCCCGCGCCGCGCCAACCGCTGGCAGGACCCGCTGCTGCCGGCCAGCCGGGTGCGGTGGCTGGCCCGCCGCTGGACCGACGGGCTCGACCCCCGTGACCCGCTGGTCTCGCCGGTGCTCGGCGACTTCACCGGGCTGCCGCCGCTCATGATCATGACCGGCTCCACCGAGGTGCTGCGCGACGAGGGGCGGCGGGTGGCCGAGGCGGCGCGCCGCGCCGGCGTCCCCGTCAGGTACGAGGAGTGGCGGCGCATGCCGCACGTCTTCCCGATCCTCGCCGACGTGCTGCCCGAGGCCCGGATGGCCTTCCGGCACATCGCCAGGTTCCTCGCCGCCGCGGGCGCGCGGCCGGCGGTGCGGGACGACGAGGCGGCCGCCTGA